In Corylus avellana chromosome ca2, CavTom2PMs-1.0, the following proteins share a genomic window:
- the LOC132169256 gene encoding protein neprosin-like produces MAFRMDIIVFFLCFIYVSNNLTKADWGLSTKEELEFKKQFLNLEKFAIKSIQIGDGDIYDCIDFYKQPGFNHPFWKNTTFEMKRKLFVEGRGTNANSPLNTRFKGVGCPYGTVPIRRVNKDDLGRAKMHPTNIDEEPGHHYAILRTKADPNRKLVGIESYFRLFNPRGIIGSQYSAFRMTLSNGLDSIKTGFTVNPLLFKDNKTRLFTHVTIDGRIQCYNQDCPGYVQINSDIPLGWTSPEANPEIYAIKLRINKGICDGPNSTKCLWTLYFDDENSVVGFWPPTLFGQLSEFANQADWGGEVYSPLDQPSPPMGTGKLPHQRGWHTIDLAHSRRIACTYENAKFLFLNPIDTELYKSDEDAYNIIDAGYRGEYWGREILYDGPGGIKGA; encoded by the exons ATGGCTTTTAGGATGGACATAATAGTTTTCTTCCTTTGCTTTATCTATGTTAGCAACAATTTAACTAAAGCGGACTGGGGATTATCTACAAAGGAAGAGTTGGAATTCAAGAAGCAATTTCTAAATCTTGAGAAGTTTGCAATTAAAAGCATTCAA ATAGGAGATGGAGACATATATGATTGTATTGATTTCTACAAACAACCTGGCTTTAATCATCCATTTTGGAAGAATACTACATTTGAG ATGAAACGTAAGTTGTTTGTAGAAGGAAGGGGAACCAATGcgaattcaccattaaataCTAGGTTTAAAGGCGTAGGTTGTCCTTATGGAACAGTTCCGATTAGAAGAGTCAATAAAGATGACTTGGGAAGAGCCAAAATGCATCCGACGAATATTGATGAAGAACCTGGACATCAt TATGCAATACTTCGAACAAAAGCTGATCCCAATAGAAAGCTTGTCGGAATTGAATCATACTTTCGCTTATTTAACCCAAGAGGAATCATTGGATCCCAGTATAGTGCATTCCGGATGACATTATCAAACGGTCTTGACAGCATAAAAACAGGTTTCACG GTAAATCCTTTATTGTTCAAAGACAACAAGACCCGGCTATTTACTCACGTAACG ATCGATGGAAGAATACAATGTTATAATCAAGATTGTCCCGGATATGTACAAATCAATTCTGACATACCTCTAGGATGGACCTCCCCTGAAGCCAATCCAGAAATATATGCAATAAAATTGCGAATCAATAAG GGAATATGTGACGGACCAAATTCAACAAAATGCCTATGGACATTGTACTTTGATGATGAGAATTCTGTAGTTGGTTTTTGGCCCCCAACACTATTTGGCCAATTAAGTGAGTTTGCAAATCAAGCTGATTGGGGAGGAGAAGTTTATAGTCCATTGGACCAACCTAGTCCTCCAATGGGCACTGGCAAACTTCCGCATCAACGGGGTTGGCACACAATAGATTTAGCTCATAGTCGGCGTATTGCATGTACATATGAGAATgcgaaatttctttttttaaatccaaTCGATACAGAGTTGTATAAATCTGATGAAGATGCATATAATATTATAGATGCTGGATATCGTGGTGAATATTGGGGACGTGAGATTTTATATGATGGTCCTGGTGGAATCAAAGGAGCTTGA